A single window of Candidatus Eisenbacteria bacterium DNA harbors:
- a CDS encoding MaoC family dehydratase N-terminal domain-containing protein has product MVPDEPEREAQALATLRATIGKPIGAPSVAPDPVNQPMIRHWAAAMEDHNPVYVDPAFAASSRFGGIVAPPMMLQTWTMATPKITGIAERGGSPVEFGGNPLTVLDDVGFIATLATNSEFEIERYLRPGDVITSTMEIESVSDRKQTRIGPGYFVTWVTIYRDAEGAIVGRQVFRILKFKPDLEALLK; this is encoded by the coding sequence GTGGTCCCCGACGAGCCGGAGCGCGAAGCGCAGGCGCTGGCGACGCTGCGGGCGACGATCGGCAAGCCCATCGGCGCGCCGTCGGTCGCGCCCGATCCCGTGAACCAGCCGATGATCCGGCACTGGGCGGCGGCGATGGAAGACCACAACCCGGTCTACGTCGATCCCGCGTTCGCGGCGTCGTCGCGGTTCGGGGGCATCGTCGCGCCGCCGATGATGCTGCAGACGTGGACCATGGCGACACCGAAGATCACCGGGATCGCCGAGCGCGGCGGCTCGCCGGTCGAGTTCGGCGGGAATCCGCTCACGGTCCTGGACGACGTCGGGTTCATCGCCACCCTCGCGACCAACTCCGAGTTCGAGATCGAGCGCTACCTGCGTCCGGGCGACGTCATCACCTCGACGATGGAGATCGAGTCGGTCTCGGACAGGAAGCAGACGCGCATCGGACCGGGTTACTTCGTCACCTGGGTCACGATCTATCGCGACGCCGAGGGCGCGATCGTCGGCCGGCAGGTCTTTCGCATTCTCAAGTTCAAGCCCGACCTGGAGGCGCTGCTGAAATGA
- a CDS encoding sulfotransferase: MALALIGAGLGRTGTLSLKAALERIGYGPCYHMLEILTAPERARHWLEKTPSGALDWDTIFRGYRATVDWPAAAFWRELVAHYPDAKVLLSLRDADRWYDSVANTIYPALMQGPPERAPAILHEFHRMAYDLIFERTFGGRLGDRAHAKRVFEEHNQAVIDAIPASRLLVYQPGEGWEPICGFLGVPVPDEGFPHLNDTAWYRAHTGLPPIEPRR; this comes from the coding sequence ATGGCACTCGCGCTGATCGGCGCCGGTCTGGGGCGCACCGGAACGCTGTCGCTCAAAGCTGCGCTCGAGCGGATCGGCTACGGACCCTGCTACCACATGCTCGAGATCCTGACGGCGCCGGAGCGCGCTCGGCATTGGCTCGAGAAGACTCCGAGCGGCGCCCTCGACTGGGACACGATCTTCCGCGGGTATCGCGCCACCGTCGACTGGCCGGCGGCGGCCTTCTGGCGCGAGCTGGTCGCTCACTACCCCGATGCGAAGGTCCTGCTGTCGCTGCGCGACGCCGACCGCTGGTACGACAGCGTGGCGAACACCATCTACCCCGCGCTCATGCAGGGGCCCCCAGAGCGTGCGCCGGCGATCCTCCACGAATTCCACCGCATGGCGTACGACCTGATCTTCGAACGGACCTTCGGAGGGCGCCTCGGAGATCGCGCCCATGCGAAGCGCGTATTCGAGGAGCACAACCAGGCAGTCATCGATGCGATCCCGGCGTCGAGGCTGCTCGTCTATCAGCCGGGTGAAGGCTGGGAGCCGATCTGCGGCTTCCTGGGCGTGCCGGTGCCGGACGAGGGTTTCCCGCACCTGAACGACACGGCATGGTACCGGGCGCACACGGGGCTCCCGCCCATCGAGCCTCGTCGTTGA
- a CDS encoding MaoC family dehydratase, with translation MTRTTLDWSRIRAGDAITPMTIDVTATVVVAGAIATRDFMPVHHDRDYAASQGSPNIFMNIMTDNGYCSRFLTDWAGPDAMVRKIAIRLGVPAYAGSKLEYTGTVTGTSQDGGEGIVEVAFRATNDQGDHLSGTAVITLPIGRAGA, from the coding sequence GTGACGCGGACGACGCTCGACTGGAGCCGGATCCGGGCCGGCGACGCGATCACGCCGATGACGATCGACGTGACGGCCACCGTGGTCGTGGCCGGCGCGATCGCGACCCGCGACTTCATGCCGGTGCACCATGATCGGGACTACGCCGCCTCGCAGGGCTCGCCGAACATCTTCATGAACATCATGACCGACAACGGCTACTGCAGCCGCTTCCTCACCGACTGGGCGGGACCGGACGCGATGGTGCGGAAGATCGCCATCCGTCTCGGCGTGCCGGCGTACGCCGGCTCGAAGCTCGAGTACACGGGCACGGTCACCGGTACCTCGCAGGACGGTGGCGAGGGGATCGTCGAGGTCGCGTTCCGGGCGACCAACGACCAGGGCGACCACCTGTCGGGAACGGCCGTGATCACGCTTCCGATCGGAAGGGCCGGCGCGTGA
- a CDS encoding GNAT family N-acetyltransferase codes for MTTPAWIVRRLHAVDDAQVAGLADVLVDCVEAGASVSFMHPLTRERASAFWRDVARGVAAGERVLLVATDERGLCGTVQLVLAQPENQPHRADLTKMLVHRRSRRQGLGAALLRAAEAAARECGKTLLVLDTANAEAERLYERGAWVRVGVIPGYALWPQGGLCDTTVYYRDLDGRP; via the coding sequence GTGACCACGCCGGCCTGGATCGTTCGACGCCTCCACGCCGTCGACGACGCGCAGGTGGCCGGCCTCGCCGACGTGCTCGTCGACTGCGTCGAGGCCGGCGCGTCGGTCAGCTTCATGCATCCGCTGACGCGCGAGCGCGCCTCGGCGTTCTGGCGCGACGTGGCGCGAGGCGTCGCCGCCGGCGAGCGCGTGCTGCTGGTCGCGACGGACGAGCGGGGGCTGTGCGGCACCGTCCAGCTGGTGCTGGCGCAGCCCGAGAACCAGCCGCATCGGGCGGATCTGACGAAGATGCTGGTGCACCGGCGGTCACGTCGGCAGGGGTTGGGCGCCGCGCTCCTGCGCGCCGCCGAGGCCGCAGCGCGCGAATGCGGCAAGACGCTGCTGGTGCTCGACACCGCGAACGCCGAAGCCGAACGCCTCTACGAGCGCGGGGCCTGGGTGCGCGTGGGCGTGATTCCCGGCTATGCGTTGTGGCCGCAGGGCGGGCTCTGCGACACGACCGTGTACTACCGCGACCTCGACGGCCGGCCCTGA
- a CDS encoding DMT family transporter translates to MTKILFGLAAVTAGAAAAFQAAANAGLASRIGLGAALVVNTSIVLVGTLILYVAAGRSGTFFPSDAPWSLYIGGLCGFVLLLSLAFVFPKIGAAVAIALVVLGQGAAALAIDHFGLLGMPTEPITLARVAGMLLVGAGLVLVRG, encoded by the coding sequence ATGACGAAGATCCTGTTCGGCCTCGCCGCCGTCACGGCGGGCGCCGCGGCGGCGTTCCAGGCGGCCGCGAACGCCGGGCTGGCGTCGCGCATCGGCCTCGGCGCGGCCCTGGTCGTGAACACGTCGATCGTCCTCGTGGGGACGCTCATCCTGTACGTCGCCGCCGGGCGCAGCGGGACCTTCTTCCCGTCCGACGCGCCGTGGAGCCTCTACATCGGGGGCCTCTGCGGCTTCGTTCTTCTCTTGTCGCTCGCCTTCGTGTTCCCGAAGATCGGTGCGGCGGTCGCGATCGCGCTTGTCGTCCTCGGCCAGGGCGCCGCCGCGCTCGCGATCGATCACTTCGGGCTCCTCGGCATGCCGACGGAGCCGATCACGCTCGCGCGCGTCGCCGGCATGCTCCTCGTCGGTGCCGGGCTCGTGCTCGTCCGGGGCTAG
- a CDS encoding XRE family transcriptional regulator, with amino-acid sequence MEEAAPDLNRRIAERVRELRTAQGLSLEAVAGRSGVSRSMISLIERGESSPTAVVLEKLAGGLGVMLASLFDPPAGGPGGPVARRDDQPTWKDPASGYLRRNVSPPGVAQPMRIVEVRFPAGGRVAFESSTRDVHVHQQVWVLEGAIDVTVGAERHRLREGDCLAMTLDRPTMFHNPTRRPARYAVVIA; translated from the coding sequence ATGGAGGAGGCGGCGCCGGACCTGAATCGTCGCATCGCCGAGCGCGTGCGGGAGCTGCGCACCGCCCAGGGCCTCTCGCTCGAAGCCGTGGCGGGCAGGAGCGGAGTCAGCCGCTCGATGATCTCGCTCATCGAGCGCGGGGAGAGCAGTCCGACGGCCGTGGTCCTGGAGAAGCTCGCCGGCGGGCTGGGCGTGATGCTCGCCTCGTTGTTCGATCCACCGGCGGGCGGGCCCGGTGGACCCGTGGCGCGGCGCGACGACCAGCCGACGTGGAAGGATCCCGCCTCGGGCTACCTGCGGCGCAACGTTTCGCCGCCGGGCGTGGCGCAGCCGATGCGGATCGTCGAGGTTCGCTTCCCGGCTGGAGGGCGCGTCGCGTTCGAGAGCAGCACGCGCGACGTGCACGTGCACCAGCAGGTGTGGGTGCTCGAAGGCGCGATCGACGTCACCGTGGGGGCGGAGCGCCACCGGCTTCGCGAGGGCGACTGCCTCGCCATGACGCTCGATCGCCCCACGATGTTCCACAACCCCACGCGAAGGCCCGCGCGGTACGCGGTGGTGATCGCGTGA
- a CDS encoding lipid-transfer protein → MSRSLRDRAAIVGIGQTEFSKASGRSELQLACEATKAALDDAGLSPREVDGLVTFSMDSSEEAEVARNLGIPLLTMFARVPYGGGGACAVVMQASMAVATGAADVVVCYRAMNERSGMRFGGPGMASATLPPFLDMYGPYGLLSPASWVALHARRYMHEYGVTNEHFGRISVVDRKHAATNPGAWFYERPITLEEHQQSRWIVEPVLRLLDCCQESDGAVALVVTSAERARDLRQRPAIVAAAAQGAADDGELMTSYYRPEITGLPEMGVVATQLWAASGLRPADVQTAFLYDHFTPFVLVQLEELGFCGRGEAKDFATVENLSIGGRLPINTSGGLLGEAYIHGMNGITEAVRQIRGTSCNQVHDVEHVLVTAGTGCPTSGLILRRG, encoded by the coding sequence GTGAGCCGTTCGCTACGCGACCGCGCCGCGATCGTCGGCATCGGGCAGACGGAATTCTCCAAGGCGTCCGGCCGCAGCGAGCTGCAGCTCGCGTGCGAGGCGACCAAGGCGGCGCTCGACGACGCCGGCCTCTCGCCGCGCGAGGTGGACGGCCTGGTCACGTTCTCGATGGACTCGAGCGAGGAGGCCGAGGTGGCGCGCAACCTCGGCATCCCGCTCCTGACCATGTTCGCGCGCGTCCCGTACGGCGGCGGCGGCGCGTGCGCGGTCGTGATGCAGGCGTCGATGGCGGTCGCCACCGGCGCGGCCGACGTCGTCGTGTGCTATCGCGCGATGAACGAGCGCTCCGGCATGCGCTTCGGCGGCCCCGGCATGGCGAGCGCGACGCTGCCGCCGTTCCTCGACATGTACGGCCCCTATGGGCTTCTCTCGCCCGCGAGCTGGGTGGCGCTCCACGCGCGCCGCTACATGCACGAGTACGGCGTCACCAACGAGCACTTCGGCCGCATTTCCGTCGTGGACCGCAAGCACGCGGCGACGAACCCCGGCGCGTGGTTCTACGAGCGGCCGATCACGCTCGAGGAGCACCAGCAATCGCGCTGGATCGTCGAGCCGGTGCTGCGGCTGCTCGACTGCTGCCAGGAGAGCGACGGCGCCGTCGCCCTGGTCGTGACCAGCGCCGAGCGCGCGCGCGACCTGCGCCAGCGCCCCGCGATCGTCGCCGCCGCGGCGCAGGGCGCGGCAGACGACGGCGAGCTCATGACCAGCTACTATCGTCCGGAGATCACCGGTCTGCCGGAGATGGGCGTGGTGGCGACGCAGCTCTGGGCCGCGTCGGGTCTCCGGCCCGCCGACGTCCAGACGGCGTTCCTCTACGATCACTTCACGCCCTTCGTCCTCGTGCAGCTCGAAGAGCTCGGCTTCTGCGGGCGCGGCGAGGCGAAGGACTTCGCCACCGTGGAGAACCTTTCGATCGGAGGACGGCTCCCCATCAACACGAGCGGTGGGCTGCTCGGCGAGGCCTACATCCACGGCATGAACGGCATCACCGAGGCCGTGCGTCAGATCCGGGGTACGTCGTGCAACCAGGTGCACGACGTCGAGCACGTGCTCGTGACGGCGGGCACGGGGTGCCCGACGAGCGGCCTCATTCTGCGGCGCGGATAG
- a CDS encoding aminoglycoside 6-adenylyltransferase — MNDSSEAAYQEIECRLASWARDQKDVRALIVVGSRATPNAPRDSFSDLDVLLVAGRPSSYVDEVSWLEQIEHPWLTYVIQTPLGGRIARGAVFREGRVTVDFAVVGRWSLPGAMVLLGALSRFPGIASWLPSLLSNQLAALSGMLRAGTRVLVDKDGAATRLARTTVSWPRPTRPSEREFAGVVRTFWGSTFWTAKKLLRRDLWRCTEGRRDVRQLLLQMVEWHARAIHGWDYETWYLGRYVERWADPRIVRALPSLFSGYDLTSQQRALVATANLFQWISDETSARLGFSSNVPHEEYRCALELLASPSAEMSDSTGAV; from the coding sequence ATGAACGACAGCTCCGAGGCGGCGTATCAAGAGATCGAGTGTCGCCTTGCCTCTTGGGCACGCGATCAGAAGGATGTCCGTGCTCTCATCGTCGTCGGGTCTCGCGCGACGCCGAATGCCCCCCGCGACTCATTCTCGGACCTGGACGTGCTGCTCGTGGCCGGGCGGCCGAGTTCGTACGTCGATGAGGTGAGCTGGCTCGAGCAGATTGAACATCCGTGGTTGACGTACGTCATCCAGACACCGCTTGGAGGGCGCATCGCGAGGGGGGCAGTGTTCCGTGAAGGCCGGGTAACCGTCGACTTCGCGGTCGTGGGGAGGTGGAGCCTTCCCGGCGCCATGGTACTGCTCGGTGCCTTGTCACGCTTTCCAGGCATCGCCTCATGGTTGCCTTCGCTTCTCTCAAATCAGCTGGCCGCGTTGTCGGGCATGCTGCGGGCTGGGACGCGCGTGCTCGTGGACAAGGACGGCGCCGCAACGCGGCTCGCCAGAACGACCGTATCTTGGCCGCGGCCCACGCGGCCCAGCGAGCGGGAATTCGCCGGCGTCGTGCGCACCTTCTGGGGGTCCACCTTCTGGACCGCCAAGAAGCTTCTGCGAAGAGACCTCTGGCGTTGCACCGAAGGGAGGCGCGATGTCAGGCAGCTCCTGCTTCAGATGGTCGAGTGGCACGCCCGGGCGATTCACGGGTGGGACTACGAGACGTGGTACCTCGGCCGCTACGTCGAGCGGTGGGCCGATCCGCGAATCGTGCGAGCTCTTCCCTCCTTGTTCTCGGGCTACGATCTCACGAGTCAGCAGCGCGCTCTCGTCGCCACAGCGAATCTGTTTCAATGGATCTCTGACGAGACCTCGGCGCGGCTGGGCTTCTCCTCGAACGTGCCCCACGAGGAGTATCGATGCGCGCTCGAGCTGCTGGCATCGCCATCGGCAGAGATGTCCGACTCAACCGGCGCCGTCTAA
- a CDS encoding isochorismatase family cysteine hydrolase — MSGKTLDGAKKEVQRAMDLPVIPKHMALVNVDLQNCFVDGPLAPADGLAVVDRVNRIAAVCRSAGILVVHTSHVFRPDGSNAGVLRETAPDVIDGKLLNKGTALAGLHPALRVDPRDILLEKPRFGAFHSTDLELVLRGRGIDTIIISGIATNVCCDTTAREAMVRDFRVFFLSDGTAAAAMGGASAAELQKATLATLGFLFGQVLTVDEMIVKIQRATGAEPV, encoded by the coding sequence GTGAGCGGCAAGACGTTGGACGGCGCCAAGAAGGAGGTGCAACGCGCGATGGACCTCCCGGTGATCCCGAAGCATATGGCACTGGTGAACGTCGACCTGCAGAACTGCTTCGTCGATGGTCCGCTCGCACCCGCAGACGGCCTCGCTGTAGTGGACCGGGTTAATCGCATCGCTGCGGTTTGTCGCTCCGCAGGAATCCTCGTCGTCCACACGAGTCATGTCTTCCGACCCGACGGCTCGAATGCCGGGGTCCTGCGAGAGACCGCTCCGGACGTCATCGATGGCAAGCTTCTCAACAAAGGCACAGCGCTAGCGGGGCTTCATCCGGCACTTCGCGTCGATCCTCGCGACATCCTGCTGGAGAAGCCGCGGTTCGGAGCATTCCACAGCACCGATCTCGAGCTGGTACTCCGGGGACGCGGGATCGACACGATCATCATTTCGGGCATCGCCACCAACGTCTGCTGCGACACGACTGCGCGAGAGGCGATGGTTCGCGACTTTCGCGTGTTCTTCCTGAGTGACGGAACAGCCGCGGCCGCCATGGGAGGTGCATCGGCGGCGGAGCTTCAGAAGGCCACACTCGCGACCCTCGGATTCCTGTTTGGCCAAGTGCTCACGGTCGACGAGATGATCGTGAAGATCCAACGTGCCACCGGCGCGGAGCCGGTTTGA
- a CDS encoding YciI family protein: protein MTKYLVSFPGSAMDISDEDMAAVGEAAHAVIREAKDAGVYVFGGGINEDVAPLMVAADGSVTNETYPQTKEFDGGFCVLELPSREAAVRWAAKIAKACRCSQELREFGYDPES, encoded by the coding sequence ATGACGAAGTACCTTGTCTCCTTCCCCGGATCGGCGATGGACATCTCCGACGAAGACATGGCTGCCGTCGGCGAAGCGGCACACGCGGTCATACGAGAGGCGAAGGATGCCGGCGTCTATGTGTTCGGCGGTGGTATCAACGAGGACGTCGCGCCGCTGATGGTCGCCGCGGACGGCAGCGTCACGAACGAGACCTACCCGCAGACCAAGGAGTTCGACGGCGGCTTCTGTGTCCTGGAACTCCCGTCGCGCGAAGCCGCCGTCCGATGGGCCGCGAAGATCGCCAAAGCCTGCCGCTGCTCGCAGGAACTCCGCGAGTTCGGGTACGACCCCGAGAGCTGA
- a CDS encoding Zn-ribbon domain-containing OB-fold protein: MSDRLAPTTTPDTKFFWDALKEGKLLIQRCAGCATLRHPPRPMCPRCNSLAWDTIEASGRGEVYSFVLPRHPPWPWFEGTYIVALVELEEGTRIVSNLRDVDPDDVAIGMPVQGYVEHFDNGVSLPQFRPRSAS, translated from the coding sequence ATGAGCGATCGCCTGGCTCCGACGACGACGCCGGACACGAAGTTCTTCTGGGATGCGCTCAAGGAGGGCAAGCTGCTGATCCAGCGCTGCGCGGGGTGCGCCACCCTGCGCCATCCGCCGCGGCCGATGTGCCCGCGCTGCAACTCGCTCGCCTGGGACACGATCGAAGCTTCGGGCCGTGGCGAAGTGTACAGCTTCGTCCTGCCGCGTCACCCGCCCTGGCCGTGGTTCGAGGGCACCTACATCGTCGCGCTGGTCGAGCTCGAAGAGGGCACCCGCATCGTCTCGAACCTCCGCGACGTCGACCCGGACGACGTCGCCATCGGCATGCCCGTGCAGGGCTACGTCGAGCACTTCGACAACGGCGTGTCGCTGCCCCAGTTCCGCCCGCGGAGCGCGTCGTGA
- a CDS encoding nuclear transport factor 2 family protein: protein MRDWSVVLLVMALAAPAFADATAEAKKHDEAFAKACGAGDVKAVVALYTDDAFVIWPGAGEEARGKAAIEKLATGLCDPKLATKPVLKDDVGVQLDPTHIAIIGHWELTQNGPDGKPATSAIRTSEIIVKTAGGWRYVVDHASIGLPPAEPAKKP from the coding sequence ATGCGGGACTGGAGCGTGGTCCTTCTGGTGATGGCGCTGGCGGCACCCGCGTTCGCCGACGCGACGGCGGAGGCGAAGAAGCACGACGAGGCGTTCGCAAAGGCGTGCGGTGCCGGCGACGTGAAGGCCGTGGTCGCCCTGTACACCGACGACGCGTTCGTCATCTGGCCGGGGGCGGGGGAGGAAGCGAGGGGGAAGGCTGCGATCGAAAAGCTAGCGACGGGCCTCTGCGACCCCAAGCTCGCCACCAAGCCGGTCTTGAAGGACGACGTCGGCGTGCAGCTCGACCCGACGCACATCGCGATCATCGGCCACTGGGAGCTGACGCAGAACGGGCCCGACGGCAAGCCGGCCACCTCGGCAATCCGCACGTCCGAGATCATCGTGAAGACCGCCGGCGGATGGCGCTACGTGGTCGATCACGCGTCGATCGGCCTGCCGCCGGCCGAGCCGGCGAAGAAGCCGTAG
- a CDS encoding nitroreductase family deazaflavin-dependent oxidoreductase — MRLPQPIVRIANAVTTLALLVGIPRPPYTRDNALVVETIGRRSGKRRRLPVGFLDDGGRIIVVVEDGQRAQWVRNALANDGRLRVHLRGVWRPARLRILDVDPESYLRRMNRVHAAFVRLESTAPEVVEISPE, encoded by the coding sequence ATGCGACTGCCGCAGCCGATCGTGCGTATCGCGAACGCGGTCACCACGCTTGCCCTGCTCGTCGGCATCCCGCGGCCTCCGTACACCCGAGACAACGCGCTCGTCGTCGAAACCATCGGCCGTCGCTCGGGCAAGCGCCGTCGCCTCCCCGTGGGGTTTCTCGACGACGGCGGGCGCATCATCGTCGTCGTGGAGGACGGCCAACGCGCCCAGTGGGTCCGCAACGCGCTCGCGAACGATGGCCGCCTCAGGGTCCATCTGCGCGGAGTGTGGCGCCCGGCACGCTTGCGGATCCTCGACGTCGATCCGGAGAGCTACCTTCGGCGGATGAATCGAGTGCACGCGGCGTTCGTGCGCCTGGAGTCGACTGCGCCGGAGGTCGTGGAGATCTCGCCCGAATGA
- a CDS encoding VOC family protein, translating to MARPTRFHHVAFGTKDLEATYDFYANRLGLELSHCENHRSGTGWFKHFFFHIGNGEQLGFFAFHDVGERPACRTDISTGLGLPVWINHVAFNLGSMAEIEAMKARAQSSGVKLAMEIDHGACYSIYFVDPNGIMVEFATDTAGEMFTQAPAEALRLLRQDPSEIGEEHRKDATTAGIKTMTV from the coding sequence ATGGCCCGACCCACCCGCTTCCATCACGTGGCGTTCGGCACGAAGGACCTCGAGGCGACGTACGACTTCTACGCGAACCGCCTCGGTCTCGAGCTCTCGCACTGCGAGAACCACCGGTCGGGAACCGGCTGGTTCAAGCACTTCTTCTTCCACATCGGTAACGGCGAGCAGCTCGGCTTCTTCGCGTTCCACGACGTCGGCGAGCGCCCGGCGTGTCGTACCGACATCTCGACCGGGCTCGGACTGCCGGTCTGGATCAATCACGTCGCGTTCAACCTCGGATCGATGGCCGAGATCGAAGCGATGAAGGCGCGCGCGCAGTCCAGCGGCGTGAAGCTCGCGATGGAGATCGATCACGGCGCCTGCTACTCGATCTACTTCGTCGATCCGAACGGGATCATGGTCGAGTTCGCGACCGATACCGCCGGGGAGATGTTCACGCAGGCGCCGGCGGAGGCGCTGCGCCTGCTGCGTCAGGACCCGAGCGAGATCGGGGAGGAGCATCGCAAGGACGCCACGACGGCGGGCATCAAGACGATGACCGTCTGA
- a CDS encoding DUF1801 domain-containing protein, which yields MKKSGSTESRSASELIDERIAELGGWRGETLGRMRKLIRDADPDVVEEWKWMGTPVWSHDGILCTGESYKSIVKLTFAKGASLKDPAKLFNSSLDGNVRRAIDIHEGEQVDAGAFKALVRAAVALNTSGGKARPRRAK from the coding sequence ATGAAGAAGTCGGGTTCGACCGAGAGCCGGTCGGCATCGGAGCTGATCGACGAGAGAATCGCCGAGCTCGGGGGCTGGCGCGGGGAGACCTTGGGCCGGATGCGCAAGCTCATCAGAGACGCGGACCCGGACGTCGTGGAGGAGTGGAAGTGGATGGGCACTCCCGTATGGTCGCACGACGGGATCCTCTGCACCGGCGAGTCCTACAAGTCGATCGTGAAGTTGACCTTCGCCAAAGGGGCTTCGTTGAAGGACCCCGCCAAGCTCTTCAACTCGAGCCTCGACGGCAACGTGAGGCGCGCGATCGACATCCATGAGGGGGAGCAGGTCGACGCGGGCGCGTTCAAGGCGCTCGTCCGCGCCGCGGTCGCCCTCAATACGTCCGGCGGAAAGGCAAGGCCACGGCGAGCGAAGTAG
- a CDS encoding adenylate/guanylate cyclase domain-containing protein, whose amino-acid sequence MTEATPAGRGEVRVLRVFDQISQLTPAERCLLLCVFTLALAVAFWLLLWHGWRSPESAPYLNHAFLPAVLWIQGGFIGAWTVLLAFAHWARRYAPRSRVLVHATCQLTALFAFASYFLGHFTFLYLGMVMGYMVLLAVLFETRSVALANVTFYAIVVATTVLEQTKFIPYAPMFGESPVADGHLSRQWILGVGGLAVLNWIAFLPLLFYAAARTREREESLTRASKVMSRYLPSQLARQLLAGEAVMPMRHERRRLTIFFSDIVGFTDIADELEPEDTSRLLNEYVAAMAEVADRSGAALNQIIGDGLLVIFGAPVATNDQDHALQAVGMALAMQQRTSALRDRWKQQGLEKPFAVRMGINTGYATVGDFGSEGRVTYTAIGTQTNLAARIEEICEPGEIWISHSTWVLCRDAVDCEEKGEVVVKGIRSPVKLYRVLDGRRPAA is encoded by the coding sequence ATGACAGAGGCAACGCCGGCCGGTCGCGGTGAAGTTCGAGTACTCCGGGTCTTCGACCAGATTTCTCAGCTCACTCCAGCCGAGCGCTGCCTGCTGCTCTGCGTATTCACCCTTGCTCTGGCCGTCGCGTTCTGGTTGCTGTTGTGGCACGGCTGGCGCTCACCAGAGAGCGCTCCATACCTGAACCACGCGTTTCTCCCGGCGGTCCTTTGGATCCAGGGAGGGTTTATCGGCGCATGGACCGTGCTGCTTGCCTTCGCCCATTGGGCACGGCGGTACGCCCCTCGTTCCCGGGTGCTGGTACACGCGACCTGCCAGCTGACGGCGCTCTTCGCCTTCGCCTCCTACTTCCTCGGTCACTTTACGTTCCTCTACCTCGGCATGGTCATGGGCTACATGGTGCTCCTCGCGGTGCTCTTCGAGACGCGCTCCGTCGCCCTCGCGAACGTCACGTTCTACGCGATCGTCGTCGCCACAACCGTGCTGGAGCAGACGAAGTTCATCCCGTATGCACCGATGTTCGGCGAGTCGCCCGTGGCCGATGGGCACCTCTCGCGACAGTGGATTCTCGGCGTCGGGGGTCTCGCGGTGCTGAACTGGATCGCTTTCCTGCCCCTACTGTTCTACGCGGCAGCGCGTACCCGCGAGCGAGAGGAGAGCCTGACCCGAGCGTCCAAGGTGATGAGTCGCTACCTGCCCAGCCAGCTCGCCCGTCAACTGCTGGCAGGTGAAGCGGTCATGCCGATGCGGCACGAGCGCCGGCGCCTCACGATATTCTTCTCCGACATCGTCGGTTTCACGGATATCGCCGACGAGCTCGAGCCCGAGGACACCTCCCGCCTGTTGAACGAGTACGTGGCCGCAATGGCCGAAGTCGCCGACCGGAGCGGGGCGGCTCTCAACCAGATCATCGGCGACGGCCTCCTGGTCATCTTTGGAGCGCCCGTGGCGACGAACGACCAGGACCACGCGCTTCAGGCGGTCGGGATGGCGCTTGCGATGCAGCAGCGAACCTCCGCGCTCCGAGATCGCTGGAAGCAGCAGGGGCTCGAGAAGCCGTTCGCGGTTCGCATGGGCATCAACACCGGCTACGCGACCGTGGGCGATTTTGGATCGGAAGGTCGTGTCACGTACACCGCGATCGGAACTCAGACGAATCTCGCAGCGCGCATAGAGGAGATCTGCGAGCCTGGTGAGATCTGGATCAGCCACAGCACGTGGGTGTTATGCCGCGACGCGGTCGATTGTGAGGAGAAGGGCGAGGTGGTGGTGAAGGGCATCCGTAGTCCAGTCAAACTGTATCGTGTGCTCGACGGAAGGAGGCCGGCAGCGTGA